In Candidatus Sulfurimonas marisnigri, a single genomic region encodes these proteins:
- a CDS encoding cytochrome c3 family protein — MKKGISGIALGLLIALAPNMLSAAGPHDGITCLGCHSTHFAVDDKLFAVKNTKMKNPLNRESFDKLTAKNCLGCHELTQFGGAGIRPVHMHTTHPIGMVPNPKIASVPKNLLKNGMLDCISCHEAHPSNKNFMYLRVNTNADGGNIQKLCAVCHDAKVDYDSAGIKKLSDIRIFSAMDQEKGSGFFLRDDVVIQNPTKSYIKPLGKLQENDIMPNYQNQPDWVYAPTVNPLDDFKDTAKPKKK, encoded by the coding sequence ATGAAAAAAGGTATTAGCGGTATTGCATTAGGTTTACTAATTGCTTTAGCACCAAATATGTTAAGTGCGGCAGGTCCACATGATGGGATAACTTGTTTAGGTTGTCATAGTACTCACTTTGCTGTAGATGATAAGTTATTTGCTGTAAAAAATACAAAAATGAAAAACCCTCTAAATAGAGAGAGTTTTGATAAGTTAACTGCGAAAAACTGTCTAGGTTGTCATGAGCTAACTCAATTTGGTGGAGCGGGAATTAGACCAGTTCACATGCATACTACTCACCCTATCGGTATGGTTCCAAATCCAAAAATCGCAAGTGTGCCAAAAAACTTGCTTAAAAATGGAATGCTTGACTGTATCAGTTGTCATGAAGCACATCCATCAAACAAAAACTTTATGTACTTAAGAGTAAACACTAATGCTGATGGAGGCAATATTCAAAAGCTTTGTGCTGTTTGTCATGATGCTAAAGTAGATTATGATTCTGCTGGTATTAAAAAACTTAGCGATATAAGAATATTTAGTGCTATGGATCAAGAAAAGGGTTCTGGATTCTTCTTAAGAGATGATGTTGTTATTCAAAATCCAACAAAAAGCTATATCAAGCCTTTAGGTAAACTACAAGAAAATGATATTATGCCAAATTACCAAAATCAACCTGATTGGGTTTATGCTCCAAC
- a CDS encoding DJ-1 family glyoxalase III — protein MIKVLVPLARGFEEIEAVSIIDVLRRAEIEVLVASLNDDNAVKGANGISIISDININDVVVDELEMIVLPGGVEGTFALAEDENVQRILKEMDSKGKNIGAICAAPFALSEAGVLKDKYTCYPSFENHIKQGEYLGDKMMVVECENVITSRGPATAICFALEIVKKLKGEKTYSLIKSGLLADFCK, from the coding sequence ATGATAAAAGTTTTGGTGCCATTAGCTAGAGGATTTGAAGAGATAGAAGCAGTCAGTATTATTGATGTTTTGAGACGAGCAGAAATAGAGGTATTAGTGGCTTCTTTAAATGATGATAATGCAGTAAAAGGTGCAAATGGCATCTCAATTATAAGTGATATAAATATAAATGATGTAGTTGTAGATGAACTTGAAATGATAGTTTTACCAGGTGGAGTTGAGGGAACTTTTGCTCTAGCAGAGGATGAAAATGTACAAAGAATATTAAAAGAGATGGATTCTAAAGGTAAAAATATTGGAGCAATTTGTGCAGCGCCTTTTGCTCTTAGTGAAGCTGGAGTATTGAAAGACAAATACACATGTTACCCATCTTTTGAGAATCATATAAAGCAGGGTGAATATTTAGGAGATAAAATGATGGTTGTAGAGTGTGAAAATGTTATTACTTCTCGTGGACCCGCTACTGCCATATGTTTTGCACTTGAAATAGTTAAAAAGTTAAAAGGCGAAAAGACATATTCTCTGATAAAGAGTGGACTTTTAGCCGACTTTTGTAAATAA
- a CDS encoding UbiA prenyltransferase family protein, translated as MSDIFTLFRVHQYIKNLFIFMPLLFSFSYLNADNNLNTFVAFILFSILASSIYIFNDLMDVEEDRGHPIKKNRPLASGKVSVRTGKLLILLLSIFSLTISFVFYTQLFIVLLVYFILNILYSIKLKHIAILDIFIIATGFVLRLFAGSAVTGIELSMWIIIMTFLLAIFLALAKRRDDVLLSLLGQETRKNIDGYNLEFVNAAMVLMAGVVVVSYIQYTISPEVILRLDTNYLYITSFFVILGVLRYMQITFVEQDSGSPTKVVIRDRFLKLTIIFWLLSFIGITKLI; from the coding sequence TTGAGTGATATATTTACACTATTTAGAGTCCATCAATATATAAAAAATTTATTTATCTTTATGCCTTTACTTTTCTCTTTTTCATATTTAAATGCTGATAATAATTTAAACACTTTTGTGGCATTTATTCTGTTTTCTATACTTGCGAGCAGTATCTACATCTTTAACGACCTTATGGACGTAGAAGAAGACAGGGGTCATCCGATTAAAAAAAATCGTCCTTTGGCATCTGGCAAAGTCTCTGTAAGAACAGGTAAATTACTTATTTTACTATTGTCTATATTTTCACTCACAATATCATTTGTTTTTTATACCCAACTATTCATCGTACTGCTCGTCTATTTTATTCTAAATATTCTCTATTCTATAAAACTAAAACATATTGCAATTTTAGATATATTCATTATCGCAACAGGTTTTGTTTTAAGGCTTTTTGCAGGTTCAGCAGTTACAGGTATTGAGCTCTCTATGTGGATAATAATTATGACATTCCTGCTGGCAATATTTTTAGCCTTGGCAAAAAGAAGAGATGATGTACTTCTCTCACTTCTAGGGCAAGAGACAAGAAAAAACATAGATGGATACAATTTAGAGTTTGTAAACGCTGCAATGGTACTAATGGCAGGAGTTGTCGTAGTTAGTTATATACAGTACACAATATCGCCAGAGGTTATACTAAGACTCGACACAAACTATCTTTATATAACTTCATTTTTTGTAATACTGGGAGTTTTGAGATATATGCAGATAACCTTTGTTGAACAAGATAGCGGAAGTCCAACAAAAGTAGTCATAAGAGATAGATTTTTAAAACTTACAATTATATTTTGGCTACTGAGCTTTATAGGTATTACTAAACTTATATGA
- a CDS encoding GtrA family protein, with the protein MIIIRYVLFALVSTVVNILFQYFSFIIYDGFLSLYVAMFFGTLAGLILKYILDKKYIFFHTPKSKKDDGRKFLLYSLMGVFTTFIFWGFEIGFDYMYESQNAKYIGAVIGLSIGYVVKYFLDKKFVFKG; encoded by the coding sequence ATGATTATTATTAGATATGTTCTGTTTGCTCTAGTATCAACCGTAGTGAATATACTGTTTCAGTATTTTAGTTTTATTATCTACGATGGTTTTTTATCACTCTATGTAGCTATGTTTTTTGGTACTTTAGCAGGTCTTATTTTAAAATATATATTGGACAAAAAATACATATTTTTTCATACGCCCAAGAGTAAAAAGGATGATGGTAGAAAATTTCTTTTATACTCTCTTATGGGAGTTTTTACAACCTTTATCTTCTGGGGTTTTGAGATTGGGTTTGACTACATGTATGAAAGCCAAAACGCCAAATATATTGGTGCAGTAATTGGTCTTAGTATAGGGTATGTTGTGAAATATTTTTTAGATAAAAAATTTGTGTTTAAGGGGTAA
- a CDS encoding FAD-binding oxidoreductase, translated as MSLISWGMYPKIKNQKFSLRDRASLSEYMSNTNECIPFGNGRSYGDSAINEHIVYVKPYNNFLNFDENTGILTCQAGVLLSEILDSFVPRGWFLKVTPGTKLITVGGAIASDVHGKNHHIEGCFSECVEEFSIMLEDGTIKAVKKGDGLFLATCGGMGLTGVILEAKVSLKKINSKFINQTTIKTKNLKETFEAFENNKQLPYSVAWIDCLAKDENIGKCLLMVGDFADDGNLEYKSKKKLSIPFNFPSFALNTLSVKAFNWLYYAKAPDGISKQKVDIDTFFYPLDAIGNWNRIYGKNGFTQYQFILPKENSFEGLQEILGEISASGKGSFLAVLKLYGKENKNYLSFPIEGYSLALDFKIEDGLFELLDKLDEIVVKYSGRIYLTKDVRVSKETFEQGYPQIDKFREFRKENNMDSKFNSLQSKRVEI; from the coding sequence GTGAGTTTAATAAGTTGGGGAATGTACCCAAAAATCAAAAATCAAAAATTTTCTCTAAGAGACAGAGCATCTCTATCTGAGTACATGTCAAATACAAATGAGTGTATACCATTTGGAAATGGCAGAAGCTATGGCGACAGTGCTATAAATGAACATATAGTTTATGTAAAGCCGTATAACAATTTTTTAAACTTTGATGAAAATACCGGTATTCTTACATGTCAAGCTGGAGTACTTCTTAGTGAAATACTTGACTCTTTCGTCCCTCGTGGCTGGTTTTTAAAAGTAACACCAGGGACTAAACTTATAACAGTTGGCGGAGCTATTGCCAGTGATGTTCACGGAAAAAACCATCATATAGAGGGCTGTTTTAGTGAGTGTGTTGAAGAGTTTAGCATCATGCTTGAAGACGGGACTATCAAAGCGGTAAAAAAAGGTGATGGGCTTTTTCTAGCTACATGTGGCGGTATGGGACTAACTGGTGTAATACTAGAAGCAAAAGTATCTCTAAAAAAAATCAACTCCAAGTTCATAAACCAGACAACCATAAAAACTAAAAATTTAAAAGAGACATTTGAAGCTTTTGAGAACAATAAACAACTTCCTTATTCTGTAGCCTGGATAGACTGCTTAGCTAAAGATGAAAACATTGGTAAATGTCTACTGATGGTTGGAGACTTTGCAGATGATGGCAACTTAGAATATAAAAGCAAAAAGAAGTTAAGCATACCTTTTAACTTCCCATCATTTGCTCTAAATACTCTAAGCGTAAAAGCTTTTAACTGGCTCTACTACGCAAAAGCACCAGATGGAATCTCAAAACAAAAAGTTGATATAGATACATTTTTTTATCCTTTAGATGCTATAGGAAACTGGAATAGAATTTACGGAAAGAATGGTTTTACCCAGTATCAGTTTATCCTGCCAAAAGAGAACAGTTTTGAAGGACTTCAAGAGATTCTTGGCGAGATTTCTGCCTCTGGCAAAGGCTCTTTTTTAGCAGTTTTAAAACTGTATGGAAAAGAGAACAAAAACTACCTCTCTTTCCCAATAGAAGGCTATTCATTGGCACTTGATTTTAAGATTGAAGATGGTCTTTTTGAGTTATTGGACAAACTTGATGAGATTGTAGTTAAGTACAGCGGTAGAATCTACCTGACAAAAGACGTAAGAGTAAGCAAAGAGACTTTTGAACAGGGTTACCCTCAAATAGACAAGTTTAGAGAGTTTAGAAAAGAGAACAATATGGATAGTAAATTCAATTCATTACAATCAAAAAGGGTAGAAATATGA
- a CDS encoding SDR family oxidoreductase, whose protein sequence is MSYVLIIGAKSDIAKEVARTYAKNGYNLYLAARESSSLEDLKQDIEVRSGVHVELKEFDITAYETHENFYSELGEKPLGAIVVSGYMVEQKLAQKDWNESLQTINVNYTGAVSILNIIANDFERERRGFIVGVSSVAGDRGRKANYIYGSSKAAFTTYLGGLRNRLYESGVNVLTVKPGFVNTKMTENLDLPEKLTAEPQDVANDIYNAQQKGRNVLYTKSIWVLVMLIIKHIPEFMFKKMSI, encoded by the coding sequence ATGAGTTATGTTTTAATAATTGGCGCAAAAAGTGACATTGCAAAAGAGGTTGCTAGGACTTATGCAAAAAATGGCTACAACCTTTACTTAGCAGCAAGAGAGAGCTCTTCACTTGAAGACTTAAAACAAGATATCGAGGTTCGTTCAGGCGTACATGTAGAACTAAAAGAGTTTGACATAACAGCTTATGAAACTCATGAAAACTTCTACTCAGAACTTGGAGAAAAACCTCTTGGAGCTATAGTAGTCTCTGGTTATATGGTTGAACAAAAACTTGCTCAAAAAGATTGGAATGAATCTCTGCAAACTATAAATGTTAATTATACAGGAGCAGTCAGTATTTTAAATATCATCGCTAATGATTTTGAACGTGAACGCAGAGGTTTTATAGTTGGTGTTAGTTCTGTTGCAGGTGACAGAGGTAGAAAAGCCAACTACATTTACGGAAGTTCTAAAGCTGCTTTTACAACTTATTTAGGCGGTTTAAGAAACAGACTTTACGAGAGCGGTGTGAATGTACTTACGGTTAAACCAGGTTTTGTAAACACTAAAATGACTGAGAACCTAGACCTTCCAGAAAAACTAACTGCTGAACCACAAGATGTAGCAAATGATATCTACAATGCTCAGCAAAAAGGTAGAAATGTACTATATACCAAATCTATATGGGTACTTGTAATGCTGATTATTAAACATATTCCAGAGTTCATGTTTAAGAAAATGAGCATATGA
- a CDS encoding ArnT family glycosyltransferase — protein sequence MREYYNKELKTLYAIFFFKILILSFLPLTGDEAYFIKWGQNLSMGYYDHPPMVGWIIYLMSFVNDSYVFFRLFAVVTTFIAAFVIYKIALLYRVNNAKALLVALIFLASPIDLLLALMTNDITLLFFSSLGTLFLLYSLERKEWFRYALLAGIFLGSSFLSKYFAVFLMLSLLVFSLYVYKSKAIKNVLVVTFVILLFIAENLYFNYNSCWNNIIFNFFARTQENSYNIGTVIGYFALILYVLSPWGLYFLFKAKFENTKLLKLLVIILTLGFFVFFVVSLKNEIGLHWFLIFVPYIFLLFTFLDDKHLNKLFKYNAVFTFIHVAVFTTVLLIPTSMLENHKKYSDILMYTQPEEICIEIDKLSDGQIFTYSYSTASVLSYSCEKDVTVLFSGSKYGRFDDKLLDVRTLSNKDITLFKKKPIDENQLKQVCKSYTIEKKEIKNANFYMATCREFNYEEYKANYLDFQNERFYNIPDWLPIGECYFKDRYFKNDESM from the coding sequence ATGAGAGAGTACTATAACAAAGAGCTTAAGACCCTCTATGCAATCTTTTTCTTTAAGATTTTAATCCTATCATTTTTGCCACTTACTGGTGATGAAGCATACTTTATCAAATGGGGACAAAACCTAAGCATGGGTTATTATGACCATCCTCCTATGGTTGGCTGGATTATATACCTAATGAGTTTTGTTAATGATAGCTATGTATTTTTTAGACTTTTTGCAGTTGTCACCACCTTTATAGCAGCTTTCGTTATCTATAAAATAGCCCTACTCTATAGAGTTAACAATGCGAAGGCCCTTTTGGTTGCTCTTATCTTTTTGGCATCACCAATAGACTTGCTACTAGCACTAATGACAAACGATATTACCCTGCTCTTTTTCAGCTCACTTGGAACTCTCTTTTTGCTATATTCTTTAGAGAGAAAAGAGTGGTTTAGGTATGCTCTTCTTGCTGGTATATTTTTGGGTTCTTCATTTTTGAGTAAATATTTTGCTGTATTTTTAATGCTCTCTTTACTTGTTTTTTCACTCTACGTGTACAAATCAAAAGCCATTAAAAATGTGTTGGTAGTTACTTTTGTTATTTTGCTATTTATTGCTGAGAATCTGTACTTTAACTACAATAGTTGCTGGAACAATATAATATTTAACTTCTTTGCCAGAACACAAGAGAATAGTTATAATATAGGTACAGTAATTGGCTATTTTGCACTAATTTTGTACGTTCTCTCCCCATGGGGATTATACTTTTTATTTAAAGCAAAATTTGAAAATACAAAACTGTTAAAACTACTAGTTATCATATTAACCCTTGGCTTTTTTGTATTCTTCGTAGTCTCATTAAAAAATGAAATAGGACTACACTGGTTCTTGATTTTTGTACCATATATATTTTTGCTGTTTACTTTTTTAGATGACAAACACCTTAATAAACTATTCAAATATAATGCTGTTTTTACATTTATACATGTAGCAGTATTTACAACTGTTTTACTAATTCCAACTTCAATGCTAGAAAATCATAAAAAATACTCAGATATACTTATGTATACACAGCCTGAAGAGATTTGTATAGAGATTGACAAACTAAGTGATGGGCAAATTTTCACATACAGCTACTCAACTGCATCAGTTCTCTCCTACTCCTGTGAAAAAGATGTTACGGTACTATTTAGCGGATCAAAATATGGACGTTTTGATGATAAACTACTGGATGTAAGAACTTTGTCAAACAAAGATATAACTCTTTTTAAGAAAAAACCAATTGATGAAAATCAGCTAAAACAAGTTTGTAAATCTTACACTATCGAGAAAAAAGAGATTAAAAATGCAAACTTTTATATGGCTACATGCAGAGAGTTTAACTATGAAGAGTACAAGGCAAACTACTTAGATTTTCAAAATGAAAGATTTTATAATATTCCGGATTGGCTCCCTATTGGAGAGTGCTACTTTAAAGATAGATATTTTAAAAATGATGAGAGTATGTAA
- a CDS encoding HAD-IB family hydrolase: protein MTLALFDFDGTLTSKDSLGEFLKYSVSREKYIINMLKFTPYFILWQLKLMRNDIAKQKLFKLFYDEIDEEVFKELATKFSLKKIDTIIRKERLEILKNHQANGDRVVIVSASVQCWIQPWCDKNNIELLSTQLEFKNKKFTGRFLTKNCHGIEKENRIRELLHVEDYETVYAYGDSSGDTQMLALADKAILY from the coding sequence ATGACACTGGCACTATTTGATTTTGACGGAACGCTAACTTCAAAAGACTCACTTGGAGAGTTTTTAAAATATAGTGTATCACGAGAGAAGTACATCATTAACATGCTCAAATTTACACCATACTTTATTCTTTGGCAACTAAAACTTATGAGAAATGACATAGCAAAACAGAAGCTTTTTAAACTGTTTTACGATGAAATAGATGAAGAAGTTTTCAAAGAGCTAGCCACAAAATTCTCACTTAAAAAAATAGATACTATTATTAGAAAAGAGAGACTAGAAATACTTAAAAACCATCAGGCTAATGGAGACAGAGTTGTAATTGTATCAGCTTCAGTCCAGTGCTGGATACAACCTTGGTGCGATAAAAACAACATCGAACTTCTCTCAACACAGCTTGAGTTTAAAAACAAAAAATTCACAGGCAGGTTTTTAACTAAAAACTGCCATGGAATAGAGAAAGAAAACCGTATTAGAGAACTTCTACATGTAGAAGATTATGAGACTGTCTATGCTTATGGTGACAGTTCTGGAGACACGCAGATGCTCGCTCTTGCTGACAAGGCTATTTTGTACTAA
- a CDS encoding quinone-dependent dihydroorotate dehydrogenase, whose translation MINYQSIKPWLFKLQPENAHHIAETVLRLPNLCQIPFNSFLESHFITNDVLSQELFGRTFLNPVGLGAGFDKNATMIRGMQILGFGFTEIGTLTPKPQEGNPKPRMWRHIEEETIQNAMGFNNEGLLKAQKRLKERFPFTTPIGVNIGKNKLTSESEAINDYTTLIKALHELGDYLVINISSPNTPGLRDLQNEEFITKLFSEAKAITDKPILLKIAPDMSVEDAVALTKMAVEKGADGIIATNTTIDYSLVKSPYDKGGLSGAVLKKKSFEIFEAIAKELYGKTVLISVGGIDSAKEAYKRIKAGASLVQILSGLVFHGPDMIKNINIELTELIKADGYSNITEAIGADRK comes from the coding sequence ATGATAAACTATCAAAGCATAAAACCTTGGCTATTTAAACTTCAACCTGAGAATGCCCACCACATAGCAGAGACAGTGCTTAGGCTCCCTAATCTTTGCCAAATTCCTTTTAACTCCTTTTTGGAATCACATTTCATTACCAATGATGTTTTGTCTCAAGAACTTTTTGGACGTACTTTTTTAAACCCTGTCGGACTCGGTGCGGGATTTGATAAAAATGCAACTATGATTCGTGGTATGCAGATATTAGGTTTTGGTTTCACAGAAATTGGAACTCTTACTCCAAAGCCGCAAGAGGGAAATCCTAAGCCCAGAATGTGGAGACACATAGAAGAAGAAACTATCCAAAATGCTATGGGTTTCAACAACGAAGGTCTGCTAAAAGCTCAAAAAAGACTAAAAGAGCGTTTTCCTTTTACAACTCCAATAGGTGTTAACATTGGTAAAAATAAACTCACATCTGAGAGCGAAGCTATAAATGACTATACAACTCTTATTAAAGCACTTCATGAGCTAGGAGATTATTTAGTAATCAATATCTCTTCACCCAACACCCCAGGTCTTCGTGACTTGCAAAATGAAGAGTTTATTACAAAACTTTTCTCTGAGGCAAAAGCTATTACAGATAAGCCAATTTTGCTAAAAATTGCACCCGATATGTCAGTTGAAGATGCAGTTGCACTTACAAAAATGGCAGTAGAAAAAGGTGCTGATGGCATAATTGCTACCAACACTACAATCGACTACTCGCTTGTAAAATCTCCTTATGATAAAGGTGGGCTTAGTGGAGCAGTTTTAAAGAAAAAAAGTTTTGAAATATTTGAAGCTATTGCAAAAGAGCTTTATGGAAAAACGGTACTTATCTCCGTCGGTGGGATTGACTCCGCAAAAGAAGCATATAAACGTATAAAAGCCGGAGCTTCTCTTGTTCAAATACTAAGCGGTCTTGTGTTTCACGGTCCGGACATGATAAAAAATATAAACATTGAGCTTACTGAGCTAATAAAAGCTGATGGATATTCTAATATCACTGAAGCAATAGGTGCAGATAGAAAATGA
- a CDS encoding M16 family metallopeptidase, with the protein MKLFLALTLILGTIMASSLPKYETKTLKNGLQIVVIPLENSTNVISTDIFYKVGSRNEVMGKTGIAHMLEHMNFKSTKNLPAGQFDKEVKGVGGVNNASTSFDYTHYYIKSSTDNLGKSLELYAELMQNLNLKDSEFQPERDVVAEERRWRTENSPLGYLYFAMFNNAYTYHPYHWTPIGFMNDIQTWTINDIKDFHKTYYQPNNAILMVTGDVDAKEVFKRAKKEFGDIKNKAKIPEFKFVEPEQDGPKRITIHRDSEVEMLAITFHIPDFKSEDQVTLSVISEILFSGKSSRLYKELIDKKRLVNSIYAYNMENIDPGLFIFLTSCNPGVKAEDVEKELIEQIELIKNEKVQKKEIEKVKINSKADFIYSLESSTSVANLFGSYLVRGDLTPLLTYEENIEKITVKNVQNIAKKYFNFDKSTTLILKKGK; encoded by the coding sequence ATGAAACTTTTCTTAGCACTCACACTAATTTTAGGAACTATTATGGCATCATCACTACCTAAGTACGAAACGAAAACTCTAAAAAACGGGTTGCAAATTGTTGTTATTCCATTAGAAAATTCAACTAATGTTATAAGCACTGATATCTTCTACAAAGTTGGAAGCAGAAATGAAGTTATGGGTAAGACTGGTATTGCTCATATGCTAGAGCATATGAACTTTAAATCTACAAAAAACCTTCCAGCTGGTCAATTTGACAAAGAGGTAAAAGGTGTAGGTGGTGTAAATAATGCATCAACTAGTTTTGACTACACTCACTACTATATAAAATCAAGTACAGACAATTTAGGCAAATCTTTAGAGCTTTATGCAGAACTAATGCAAAACCTTAACCTAAAAGATAGTGAGTTCCAACCTGAGCGTGATGTTGTAGCAGAAGAGAGACGATGGAGAACAGAGAATTCTCCTCTTGGGTATTTATATTTTGCAATGTTTAATAACGCCTACACTTACCACCCATACCACTGGACACCAATTGGTTTTATGAATGACATACAAACTTGGACGATTAATGATATAAAAGATTTTCATAAAACTTACTACCAACCAAACAATGCAATTTTAATGGTAACTGGTGATGTAGATGCAAAAGAAGTATTCAAACGTGCAAAGAAAGAGTTTGGAGACATCAAGAATAAAGCAAAAATTCCTGAATTCAAATTTGTAGAGCCCGAACAAGACGGTCCAAAAAGAATCACTATACATAGAGACAGCGAAGTGGAGATGTTAGCTATAACTTTTCATATCCCTGACTTTAAAAGTGAAGACCAAGTTACTCTGAGTGTTATTTCAGAGATTCTATTTTCAGGTAAAAGCTCAAGACTATATAAAGAGTTAATAGATAAAAAACGCCTTGTAAACAGTATATATGCCTACAATATGGAAAATATTGATCCAGGTCTTTTTATATTTTTAACATCTTGCAACCCTGGAGTAAAAGCTGAAGATGTAGAAAAAGAGCTTATAGAGCAGATTGAGCTTATTAAAAATGAAAAAGTACAAAAAAAAGAGATAGAGAAAGTTAAAATTAATTCAAAAGCTGATTTTATCTACTCACTTGAAAGTTCAACTTCTGTGGCAAACCTTTTTGGAAGCTACTTAGTTCGTGGAGACTTAACACCACTGCTAACATATGAAGAAAATATAGAAAAAATAACTGTTAAAAATGTTCAAAATATTGCAAAAAAATATTTTAATTTTGACAAATCCACAACACTGATTTTGAAAAAAGGTAAGTAA
- a CDS encoding J domain-containing protein: MFCVTFSEFNQAVEILGLIGVETKDDIKKRYLKLSREYHPDMNNGSTEKFQEINEAYKILSKYVDSFKFRFTKEEFGNQHPFSVGDTEWLHKPKNT; encoded by the coding sequence TTGTTCTGTGTAACTTTTTCAGAATTTAATCAAGCCGTAGAAATATTAGGACTTATTGGTGTTGAAACAAAAGATGATATAAAAAAAAGATATTTAAAACTATCTCGTGAATATCATCCAGACATGAATAATGGTTCTACTGAAAAGTTTCAAGAAATAAATGAAGCATATAAGATTTTGAGCAAGTATGTGGATAGTTTTAAATTTAGATTTACAAAAGAAGAATTTGGAAACCAGCACCCTTTTTCTGTAGGTGATACAGAGTGGCTTCACAAACCAAAAAATACTTAA